One window of the Scyliorhinus canicula chromosome 25, sScyCan1.1, whole genome shotgun sequence genome contains the following:
- the nfil3-6 gene encoding nuclear factor, interleukin 3 regulated, member 6, with protein MSVVEPFQGVVEPKTDHLPGLTQAPRTLDLCAPCLSFADEAVSLLTNNSLLARSLLGTRQIKHKGANSMSRRKREFIPDEKKDNSYWDKRKKNNEAAKRSREKRRVNDMVLEQRVITLLEENARLKAELLALKFRFGLIKDPSEAPIAQNHPQLHRCIPDVQPAFLPRSENGYAMQPVDSKSLPPRNQQFRAELGVEPESCVVSEDSGISTPGSSNVGSPVFFDDHLSDLDKFSPSHEDRYETQLSSSSDLEVDLGRMYPSQSLKPTRSLELTEMVKSLPHKLRFKIGAGVEDSSEVDVRRKVVQMAMGSFGRGAPEPTVGQIRDQQQGCYASALTPQADRGVGASLALPTWRPHAGLLPDESKSGLNYRCMQGTAHLSAQGALAYPKDTLKEDSTYKSENSALKNQLASLSAEVAQLKKMFSQQMYSNLN; from the coding sequence ATGTCCGTGGTTGAACCATTCCAGGGGGTCGTAGAACCAAAGACTGACCACCTCCCGGGTCTGACGCAAGCTCCCCGCACCCTGGACCTCTGCGCTCCGTGCCTGTCCTTCGCTGATGAAGCTGTGTCTTTGCTCACCAACAACAGCCTCCTGGCCAGGTCCCTGCTGGGCACCAGGCAGATCAAACATAAAGGCGCCAACTCCATGAGCCGGAGAAAACGGGAGTTCATCCCGGACGAGAAGAAAGACAACAGCTACTGGGACAAACGTAAGAAGAACAACGAGGCGGCCAAGAGATCGCGGGAGAAACGGCGAGTCAATGACATGGTCCTCGAGCAGCGAGTCATTACCCTACTTGAGGAGAACGCCAGACTGAAGGCCGAACTCTTGGCTTTAAAGTTCAGGTTCGGCCTCATAAAGGACCCCTCAGAGGCTCCAATTGCCCAGAATCATCCCCAGCTTCACCGCTGCATTCCTGATGTTCAACCAGCTTTTCTGCCCAGATCTGAGAACGGTTATGCCATGCAGCCTGTGGACAGTAAGAGTCTTCCACCCAGGAACCAGCAGTTCAGAGCGGAACTTGGGGTGGAACCGGAGTCCTGCGTGGTGTCGGAAGACTCCGGGATCTCCACACCCGGAAGCTCGAACGTCGGAAGCCCCGTCTTCTTCGATGACCACTTGAGCGACCTGGACAAATTCTCTCCCAGTCACGAGGACCGCTACGAAACCCAACTGTCCTCCAGCAGCGACTTGGAGGTGGACCTCGGGAGGATGTACCCCAGTCAGAGCTTGAAGCCAACAAGGTCCCTCGAGCTGACGGAGATGGTCAAGAGCTTGCCCCACAAGCTGCGCTTTAAAATCGGAGCTGGGGTGGAAGACAGTTCCGAGGTCGACGTGAGACGCAAGGTGGTCCAGATGGCGATGGGCAGCTTTGGCAGGGGTGCCCCCGAGCCCACAGTCGGACAAATCAGGGATCAGCAGCAGGGGTGCTACGCCAGTGCGCTGACGCCACAGGCCGACCGAGGAGTTGgcgccagcttggcactgcccacTTGGCGACCTCACGCCGGACTCTTACCAGACGAGAGCAAAAGCGGTCTGAACTACAGATGCATGCAGGGCACTGCCCACCTCAGTGCCCAGGGAGCTCTGGCATATcccaaagacaccctgaaggaggACTCCACATACAAATCAGAAAATAGCGCCCTTAAGAATCAGCTGGCTTCTCTCTCGGCTGAGGTGGCACAGCTGAAGAAGATGTTTTCTCAGCAAATGTATTCCAATCTCAATTAA